Genomic DNA from Arcobacter sp. LA11:
TTATTTCAAGAATAGATGGAAGCAAAGTAAACAAAAGAGTTATAGAATCACTTACAAAAGCTGGTGCATTTGATAGTTTTGGTTATTCACGAAAAGCAATGCTTGAACAAATTGAACAAATAGGCGAAAAAGTTAAAGATGCAATGTTGTTAAGAAAACAAACAACAAACTCATTATTTGGTGAAGATGATGAGATGCTAAAAGTTGATATTGAACTAGAACATCTTGAAGAATATAGTTCAAAAGAGATTCTAGAATTTGAAAAAGCTTCTTTAGGATTCTATGTATCTGGACATCCTCTTGATGAATATAGAAGTCAATTAGATCAAATCAAATATACACTATCATCAGAAATTGATGAAATAGCTGATGGTTCTCAAGCTCTTTTTGTAGGTAAAATAGAGAGTATAGTAGAGAAAATCTCTAAAAAAGGTAATAAGTTTGGTATTGCTTCAATCATGGATTTACATGGAAATATCGAACTTATGCTTTTTGAAAATAGAATAAAAGAACTAGAAGAAGACTTTGGAGTTGACTTAAAAAATCCTAGTGATTCAGAACCTATTGCATTTAAAGTAAAAATTTCAAAAGATGAAAACTTTACAAGAATGAATATCTTAAAAATAGAGAGTCTAAAAGATGCTAAAAAAGAAAAAATAAAAACAAAACAAAAAGAAGTAATTGAACCACCTATGACAATTGCAATACCTTTTTCTAATCAAGACTCAATCATGTATAAACTTTTCGAAGTTATTGCACATAATCAAGGTAAACGTGAATTAAGGCTTATCATTAAATCTAAACTAGGAGATATAGAACTAGAGACAGGATTTAAAGTAGCAACAAATGTTGAAAACTTAATAGGCCAAATAGAGGGAGCATATATAGTAGAATGAAACAAATCTTATTAACAAATGATGATGGATTTGATGCGATTGGATTAAAAGCTTTAATTGAAGCATTAAGTCCATTAGCAAAAATCACAGTTGTTGCACCTGCACGTAATAAATCTGCTTGTGGACATTCTTTGACACTGGACAGACCTCTTAGAATGGTAAATGTGGACGATGACTATTATAAAATAGATGATGGAACACCAACAGACTGTATATTTATCTCATTAAACAACCTTTTTAAAGAAGGTTATAAACCAGACTTAGTAATTAGTGGTATAAATATTGGTGCAAATATGGGAGAAGACATCACATATAGTGGAACAGCAGCAGGAGCAATGGAAGCAGTACTTCAAGGTGTTCCAGCAATTGCCATCTCACAAGTATGTAGAAATAAATGTTTAGATATAAAAAATGGTTGGGATTTTGCATTAGCAAAGAAAACTATTACAAATATTGCAAAGCAAATTTTAGAAGAAACCTTCCCTTTACCACAAAGAAGATTTTTAAATATTAACATTCCTCCAATTAGCATAGAAGAGTGTAAAGGAATTAAAATTACAAAAGCTGGATTTAGAGAATATGGAAATGACACTCATAGGCATTTAAATCCTAGAGGTGAAGAATTCTATTGGATTGGTTTACATCCTCTTA
This window encodes:
- the surE gene encoding 5'/3'-nucleotidase SurE, with translation MKQILLTNDDGFDAIGLKALIEALSPLAKITVVAPARNKSACGHSLTLDRPLRMVNVDDDYYKIDDGTPTDCIFISLNNLFKEGYKPDLVISGINIGANMGEDITYSGTAAGAMEAVLQGVPAIAISQVCRNKCLDIKNGWDFALAKKTITNIAKQILEETFPLPQRRFLNINIPPISIEECKGIKITKAGFREYGNDTHRHLNPRGEEFYWIGLHPLIWQESVDKDCDFEAIKANYISITPIMLDLTSYEDIETLNTWIEKDNY